From Aliamphritea hakodatensis:
CTGGGAGATAGCCGTTACTCAGGTACAGCAGCTGAACGGGGCTTTTTGCATGCCTGGTATCTGGGGTTTGAACTGGACGGGAAACCTTACCGTTACAGCTGCCTGCCGGAAGAATCGCAGTGGCGGCAGGAAGGCTGGCCTGCCCAGTGGGCCGAGCCGGAATTATTAGCCTGGCCTGAAATAAAGAAATAGCACGTGAAAAGCAGTAAGGAACTCCCATGAGTGATGAACGGATTGAACGGGACTTTATGGCCCGGGATGAACAGGAACGGCAGGCGTTTCTGGAGCAAACCTGGTGTGATCAGTGTTTACAGGAAAACCTGGGAATGAATACCCCGCTAGAATATGAATTTAAAGGCATTGTATTCATTGAGGGTAAGTGCAACCGGTGTGGCGAAGTCGTGCTGACTGAGCTGACGGACGAAGAGTTTTAGCAGGGGAATTGACGGCGTGACAAATCAGACGGATCCGCGATTTGGCGGCATTGAGCGGTTGTATGGTGCGGCAGGGTTGCGGTTGTTTCAGCGGGTAAATATCTGTGTAATCGGAATTGGCGGCGTTGGTTCCTGGGTTGCTGAGGCGCTGGTCCGTTCCGGTGTCGCAAAGATCACGCTGATTGATCTGGATGATATTTGTATTACTAATGTTAACCGCCAGATCCATGCGCTCACCGATACGGTTGGAGAATCCAAAGTTGAAGTGATGGCGCAACGGCTTAAAGCGATCAATCCGGCCTGCGAAGTCACTGAAGTGGATGATTTTATTACCCGGGAGAACATTCCTGAACTGATCGGTGAACAGTTTGATTACGTGATCGATGCGATTGACAGCGTGAAAGAAAAAGCCGCCCTGATCGCACACTGTAAACGCCGTAAACTGGGGGTTATTACCGTGGGGGGGGCCGGCGGGCAGATGGACCCGACCCGGATTGATATCTGTGATCTGAGTAAGACCAATCATGATCCCCTGGCGGCTAAGGTGCGCAGCCTGTTGCGCCGGGAATATAATTTCAGTAAGAGTGGCCGCCGTTTTGCGGTTGACTGCGTGTATTCGACCGAGCAGCTTGTCTATCCGCAGCCGGACGGCTCCGTGTGTCAGATGAAGTCCGTCCAGGACGGTAACACCCGTCTGGATTGCAGTGGCGGCTTTGGCGCATCAACCTGTGTGACCGCCAGTTTTGCATTTGCGGCGGTGTCACGGGTATTACAAAAGCTGATTGAAAAAGCCCGCCGCGAAAACACTTTAGTGTAAGTTTCCCTTCCTTTTTTTGCCAATGACGTCCGTCCGGCAAGTTATGCCGGACGAATGGTGTTTGAATTTTATACAGTTATATGGTCTAAATACCCTTCACTTCAAGTTGTGATTTGTGAATGTTCAGGGCCCTTACTGTGTGTGATATCTTTCCGGATACTGAGTTTTACGCTGCGATGCTGAACCATAGCAGCGATGGCCTGTGTCTGATTGACCGCAAGGACGGGGCCATACGGATG
This genomic window contains:
- the tcdA gene encoding tRNA cyclic N6-threonylcarbamoyladenosine(37) synthase TcdA, with protein sequence MTNQTDPRFGGIERLYGAAGLRLFQRVNICVIGIGGVGSWVAEALVRSGVAKITLIDLDDICITNVNRQIHALTDTVGESKVEVMAQRLKAINPACEVTEVDDFITRENIPELIGEQFDYVIDAIDSVKEKAALIAHCKRRKLGVITVGGAGGQMDPTRIDICDLSKTNHDPLAAKVRSLLRREYNFSKSGRRFAVDCVYSTEQLVYPQPDGSVCQMKSVQDGNTRLDCSGGFGASTCVTASFAFAAVSRVLQKLIEKARRENTLV